The region TCGCCGTGAGCTGGCATCGTATGGCATCAAACTGCCTTCGCAACGGCTGGCCGAACAGCAGGCTCGTGCAGCGGAGCAACAGACGCAGGTCGCACACGTTGAGCAAACCGGCGTGTTGGCGCCGTTTGCCGCGCAAGCGCCTTTGCCGGACGACGTGACCGCGCAGACAGCGTTGCCTGATGACGAGCAGGATACGTTGATACAGGACGCGGCGTTGCGGCAAGCCTTTGCTGACCAGCAACGCGAACGCTACGGCGAGACCTATCCCGACCATGAAGAGGATGAGGAAACGCTGTTGCAGGCGCAGCTGGCGCGTGATTTCGCCACCATGCAGCGTTCTCGCTATGGCGAAGAGCATGGGCCGGATACGGAACAGGATGCGCCGGCGATTTTTGCGCCTGAACCGCCAACGGTGGCGCCCGCTGTTGCCGAAACCAGACTGCCTGACATGAAGCCGAAAGCCGAGGCTCCGCTGGACAGCGCTTTCGCTATTTCGCCCTTTGCCGACCTGGTTGATGACGGCCCGTTAGAACCGCTGTTCACGTTGCAGCCGCAGGAGCGTTTTCCGGATGAGCGGCAGCATGCGCCAGCGTTGCAGACCGCTGCGCCGACCGAACCTGAAGTGGAAGCTGAATCGCCGTCGTCAATTATGGACAGCCTGATTCACCCGTTCCTGATGCGTAATGATCAGCCGTTGCAGAAGCCGACGACGCCATTGCCATCGCTGGACCTGCTGACGCCGCCTTCCATGAATGATGCGCCGGTCGACCGTGACGCGCTGGATGACATGGCGCGTCTGATCGAAACCCGGCTGGCGGATTATCGCGTCAAAGCCACTGTGGTGGATTACCACCCGGGACCAGTGATCACCCGGTTTGAACTGGATCTGGCGCCGGGCGTCAAGGCGGCCCGCATCTCCAATCTGGCCAGAGACCTGGCGCGCTCATTGTCGGTCGTGGCGGTGCGTATTGTCGAGGTTATCCCCGGCAAACCCTACGTCGGCCTTGAGGTGCCAAATCGCCATCGCCATACGGTATTCTTGCGGGAAGTGCTGGATTGCGACCGATTCCGTGACACCGCCTCGCCGCTGGCTGTGGTGCTCGGCAAAGACATTTCCGGGCAGCCGGTGGTGGCTGATCTGGCGAAAATGCCGCATTTGCTGGTGGCGGGGACCACCGGTTCCGGTAAATCGGTCGGCGTCAACGCTATGATTATCAGCATGCTGTACAAGGCGATGCCGGCGGATGTGCGTTTCATTATGATCGACCCGAAAATGCTGGAACTGTCGGTGTATGAGGGGATTCCGCATCTGCTTACCGAAGTCGTGACGGACATGAAAGACGCCGCCAATGCTTTACGCTGGTGCGTGGGGGAGATGGAGCGTCGCTATAAACTGATGTCGGCGCTTGGCGTGCGTAACCTCAGCGGTTATAACGAGCGCGTGATGCAGGCGGAAGCGATGGGCCGCCCGGTGCCGGATCCGTTCTGGAAGCCGGGCGACAGTATGGATACCCAGCCGCCAGTACTGGAAAAATTGCCGTATATCGTGGTGATGGTGGACGAGTTTGCCGACCTGATGATGGCGGTGGGCAAGAAAGTGGAAGAGCTGATTGCTCGTCTGGCGCAGAAGGCGCGCGCTGCCGGGATTCATCTGGTGCTGGCGACGCAGCGCCCGTCGGTGGATGTGATTACCGGTCTTATCAAGGCCAACATCCCAACCCGTATCGCTTTTACCGTGTCGAGCAAGATCGACTCCCGTACTATCCTCGATCAGGGCGGCGCGGAGTCGCTGCTCGGCATGGGGGATATGCTGTACATGGCGCCTAACTCCTCGATCCCGATTCGCGTTCATGGCGCGTTTGTGCGCGATCAGGAAGTGCATGCCGTGGTGCAGGACTGGAAGGCGCGCGGTCGTCCAGAGTACATCGACAGCATTATCAGCGGTGATGACGATGGCGAGGGCGGCAGCCTTGGCTTTGAAGGCGATGAAGATCTTGATCCGCTGTTTGATCAGGCGGTGGCTTTTGTGGTGGAAAAACGCCGTGCCTCGATTTCCGGGGTGCAGCGCCAGTTCCGCATCGGCTATAACCGTGCGGCCCGCATTGTCGAGCAAATGGAGATGCAGGGGATTGTCAGCGCCCCCGGCCACAACGGCAACCGCGAGGTGCTGGCGCCGCCGCCGATGGAGTAATTTTCGGTGCGGTGTATGTCCCTGCAAAGATGCGTAAAGGTATTGGATAACAGACAATTCGTCTGTCATGCCATGACCGGCTGGGCTACATTAGCGTTCGCCTGAAATAGCGTTCAACTGAAGCAGCGTTCAACTGAAATCGACTCCCGTCGGGAGCCGCAATGCGGTAAGAACACGCAAAGGATTTTTGTATGAGTATGATAAGAACAGGGTTGATGGCTGGTTGTTTACTGACTAGCCTGGTTTCCGGCGCAGTCTATGCCGATGCGGCCAGTGATTTACAGAGCCGTTTGAATAAAGTGAACAGTTTCCATGCCAGCTTCACGCAAAAAGTCACCACCAATGATGGTGCCGCGGTGCAGGAAGGCGCCGGTGAGCTGTGGGTAAAACGCCCGAATCTGTTCAACTGGAAAACCTCGTCGCCGGATGAAAGTACGCTGGTGTCCGATGGTAAAACACTGTGGTTTTATAACCCGTTCGTCGAACAGGTGACGGCAACCTGGGTGAAGGATGCGACCGGTAATACGCCGTTCATTCTGATTACCCGTAACGACCCGAAAGACTGGGGTAAATACAACGTGAGTCAGAAAGGAGATGACTTCGATCTGACTCCCCGTGCAGCGAATGGCAATCTGAAACAGTTTTCCATCAACGTGAGCATTGATGGCACGATCCATGGATTTACCGCCACCGAACAGGATGGGCAGCGCAGCGCCTATACGCTGAAAAATCAGCAAAATGGCGAGGTGGATGCCGCGAAGTTCCGCTTTACGCCGCCGAAAGGCGTAGCGGTGGACGACCAGCGTCAGTGAGGCGTGTGTGAGCAATCTGTCACTCGATTTTTCCAGTAATCAGTTCCAGCCGCTGGCCGCGCGGATGCGGCCGGCTAAGCTGGCGCAATATATCGGTCAACAGCATCTGTTGGGGCCTGGCAAACCGCTGCCGCGTGCGATTGAAGCGGGGCAACTTCACTCCATGATTCTGTGGGGGCCGCCGGGGACTGGGAAAACGACGCTGGCCGAATTGATCGGGCACTATGGACACGCCGATGTGGAGCGGATTTCCGCGGTGACCTCCGGCATCAAGGAAATTCGCGAAGCGATTGAGCGCGCGCGCCAAAACCGTGATGCTGGGCGTCGCACTATCCTGTTTGTGGACGAAGTGCATCGTTTCAATAAAAGCCAGCAGGACGCTTTTCTGCCGCATATTGAAGACGGCACCATCACGTTTATTGGCGCTACCACTGAGAACCCATCGTTTGAACTGAATTCGGCGCTGTTGTCCCGCGCTCGTGTTTATCTGCTTAAGGCGCTGAGCGCCGACGATATTGAGCAGGTGGTGGAACAGGCGTTGCAGGACAAGGAACGGGGACTGGGCGGACAGCAGATTGTCTTACCGGATGATACCCGTCGTCTGCTGGCTGAGCTGGTAAACGGCGATGCCCGGCGCTCGCTGAATCTGCTGGAAATGATGGCCGATATGGCGGAAGTGGACGCCAGCGGCCAGCGCCTGCTGACATCGGCCTTGCTGAGGGAAGTCTCCGGCGAGCGCAGCGCCCGCTTTGACAACAAAGGCGATCGTTATTACGACCTGATTTCCGCGCTGCATAAATCGGTACGCGGTTCGGCGCCGGATGCCGCCTTGTACTGGTATGCCCGTATCATTACCGCCGGTGGCGATCCTTTGTATGTCGCCCGGCGTTTGCTGGCTATCGCGTCTGAAGATGTGGGCAACGCCGATCCGCGGGCGATGCAGGTAGCGATTGCCGCCTGGGATTGTTTCACCCGCGTCGGTCCGGCGGAGGGTGAGCGCGCCATCGCTCAGGCGATAGTCTATCTGGCGTGTGCGCCGAAGAGTAATGCGGTGTATACCGCGTTCAAATCAGCGATGCATGATGCCCGCGAGAAGCCGGATTACGACGTGCCGGAGCA is a window of Dickeya solani IPO 2222 DNA encoding:
- a CDS encoding DNA translocase FtsK; the protein is MSQEYTEDKDVTLKKLSAGRRLLEAMLIVVVLFAIYLAVALLSFSPSDPSWSQTAWHEPIHNLGGGVGAWLADTLFFIFGVLAYAIPVVMVSLCWVVHRQRGQRATLDYFTLSLRLIGTLALILTSCGLAALNVDDIYYFASGGVLGSLLSSSMIPRFNNIGGTMILLCVWAAGLTLFTGWSWLTIAEKLGAGVMGCLTLFSGRRREDDYLYDDDDEDIDESSAEARKDAHRTAAPHDEEPVAISSSAEEDDDDVLFSAPGVTATSGAVATASVAAEMPAADEANERAFATAATPDAEPVLKPHPEPIVVTPLAGPESYVPPVTTPAPEFRPGADVSSASPLAPAPSVEGAGIMPAPADLAPSLSEPLPDWQPLTLQSDDRITRTAAVTAAAVVSGSAGAAPVPKPEPQNATLFMPAFTTDEDNNPQVKRGMGPELPRPNPVRIPTRRELASYGIKLPSQRLAEQQARAAEQQTQVAHVEQTGVLAPFAAQAPLPDDVTAQTALPDDEQDTLIQDAALRQAFADQQRERYGETYPDHEEDEETLLQAQLARDFATMQRSRYGEEHGPDTEQDAPAIFAPEPPTVAPAVAETRLPDMKPKAEAPLDSAFAISPFADLVDDGPLEPLFTLQPQERFPDERQHAPALQTAAPTEPEVEAESPSSIMDSLIHPFLMRNDQPLQKPTTPLPSLDLLTPPSMNDAPVDRDALDDMARLIETRLADYRVKATVVDYHPGPVITRFELDLAPGVKAARISNLARDLARSLSVVAVRIVEVIPGKPYVGLEVPNRHRHTVFLREVLDCDRFRDTASPLAVVLGKDISGQPVVADLAKMPHLLVAGTTGSGKSVGVNAMIISMLYKAMPADVRFIMIDPKMLELSVYEGIPHLLTEVVTDMKDAANALRWCVGEMERRYKLMSALGVRNLSGYNERVMQAEAMGRPVPDPFWKPGDSMDTQPPVLEKLPYIVVMVDEFADLMMAVGKKVEELIARLAQKARAAGIHLVLATQRPSVDVITGLIKANIPTRIAFTVSSKIDSRTILDQGGAESLLGMGDMLYMAPNSSIPIRVHGAFVRDQEVHAVVQDWKARGRPEYIDSIISGDDDGEGGSLGFEGDEDLDPLFDQAVAFVVEKRRASISGVQRQFRIGYNRAARIVEQMEMQGIVSAPGHNGNREVLAPPPME
- a CDS encoding replication-associated recombination protein A, coding for MSNLSLDFSSNQFQPLAARMRPAKLAQYIGQQHLLGPGKPLPRAIEAGQLHSMILWGPPGTGKTTLAELIGHYGHADVERISAVTSGIKEIREAIERARQNRDAGRRTILFVDEVHRFNKSQQDAFLPHIEDGTITFIGATTENPSFELNSALLSRARVYLLKALSADDIEQVVEQALQDKERGLGGQQIVLPDDTRRLLAELVNGDARRSLNLLEMMADMAEVDASGQRLLTSALLREVSGERSARFDNKGDRYYDLISALHKSVRGSAPDAALYWYARIITAGGDPLYVARRLLAIASEDVGNADPRAMQVAIAAWDCFTRVGPAEGERAIAQAIVYLACAPKSNAVYTAFKSAMHDAREKPDYDVPEHLRNAPTRLMKEMGLGAEYRYAHDEDNAYAAGEVYFPPEMAETHYYQPTSRGLEAKIGEKLAWLAAQDQNSPTKRYR
- the lolA gene encoding outer membrane lipoprotein chaperone LolA, producing MIRTGLMAGCLLTSLVSGAVYADAASDLQSRLNKVNSFHASFTQKVTTNDGAAVQEGAGELWVKRPNLFNWKTSSPDESTLVSDGKTLWFYNPFVEQVTATWVKDATGNTPFILITRNDPKDWGKYNVSQKGDDFDLTPRAANGNLKQFSINVSIDGTIHGFTATEQDGQRSAYTLKNQQNGEVDAAKFRFTPPKGVAVDDQRQ